CTTCTCCTGCACCGGATCCCAGTCGGAATTGAACAGGAAGCTCCAGCCAAAGCCCTTGATGGCGGGCATCGCGCCGACCAGCAGGGAAAGAAGGATGCCGATCAGCAGCGCCAGCACCAGGAAGGCGAAGCCGCGGGTAGTCACGCGGAAAGTTGTGTCCAGCAGTTGCTGGCGTCCCAGCTGCTGCTCGTTGCTCAGTTTTTGCATGCGCCGATTCTTGATGGTTCAGACACAAAGCCGGAGAGAGCAAGCTCCCTCCGGCCCGGGGCCGACAGTATAAACGTCGCCTATCAGTTCCAGACAGCCTTGCCGCTGCCGTCGGTGATCTGTTTCCAGCTGGCGCGGATCACGCCCTTGACGTTGTCCGGCATCGGGATGTAATCCAGATCCAGGGCGGTCTTGTCGCCGTTCTTGTAGGCCCAGTCGAAGTACTTCAGCACTTCGGCGCCTTGGGCCGGCTTGTCCTGTTTCTTGTGCATCAGGATGAAGGTGGCGCCGGCGATCGGCCAGCTGGTCTTGCCCGGCTGGTTGGTCAGCAGCAGGTAGAAACCCGGGGCCTTCTTCCAGTCGGCGTTGGCGGCCGCTGCCTTGAACGAGGACTCGTCAGGGCTGACAAAGGCGCCGGCCTGGTTCTGCAGCAGACCGTAAGCCAGCTTGTTCTGCTTGGCGTAGGCGTATTCCACATAGCCGATGGAGCCCTTGATGCGGGACACGTAGTTGGCCACGCCCTCGTTCCCCTTGCCGCCCACAGAGCTGCCCTTCCAGCTGACGGCGGTGTTGGAGCCGACTTCCTTCGCCCATTCCGGCGAGACCTTGGACAGGTAGTTGGTGAAGATGAAGGTGGTGCCGGAGCCGTCGGAGCGGCGCACTACCGAGATGCGCTGGTCGGGCAGCTTGACGCCGGGGTTCAGCTTGGCGATGGCCGCGTCGTTCCACTTGCTGATCTTGCCCATGTAGATGTCGGCCAGCAGCGGGCCGGTGAACTTGATCTGGCCGGCGGCGATGCCCGGAATGTTATAGACCGGCACCACGCCGCCCATCACGGTCGGAAATTGGGTCAGACCGGTTTTTTCCAGTTCTTCCGGCTTCAGCGGCATGTCGGACGCGCCGAAGTCCACGGTCTTGGACTGGATCTGCTTGATGCCGCCGCCAGAGCCGATGGACTGGTAGTTCATGTTGTTGCCGGTGCTGCCCTTGTAGGTGGCGGCCCACTTCGCGTACAGCGGGTAGGGGAAGGTCGCGCCGGCGCCGGTGATGTCAGCCGCGTAGGCCGAGCCTGCGATCAGCGCGGAACCCAGGACTGCGGCCAGACGAACAGACTGTTTCATTGCTTAACTCCCGAACTGTGGATGGGACTGCGTTTGTGATGGCCGCAATCGTATCGGGCAAATCTTTCAGTAATATTACAAGTCGTAAATGCTTGACCCAGCTCCATTGGAGAGGGGGCTGCCGCCGCGCTATAATCGGCGCCAACCAATAACATGGAAATGGAGAGTCGCATGTCCGGCAAACTGGTGATTGGCAATTGGAAGATGAATACCCGCGGCGATAGCGCTCGTCAATTGGCGGCGGCGCTATTGGCCGATGCGCAAACCAATCGCGAGGGCGTCGGCATCGCCGCACCCGCCGTTTACCTGGCTGCGCTGGCCGAGCAACTGAAGGGGAGCAAGATCGCCTTGTCTTCCCAGGACGTCAGCCGTTTCGCCGCCGACGGCGCGTTTACCGGCGAGACCAGCGCCGCCATGTTGGCCGACGTGGGCTGCCGCTACGCGCTGGTCGGACATTCCGAGCGCCGCCAGTATTTCCGCGAAGACAATGCGGCGCTGCTTGCCAAGATGCGCAACGCGATCGCGGCCGGCGTGGTCCCGGTGCTGTGCGTGGGCGAGACGCTGGCGCAGCGCGAGGCGGGCGATTATTTGAACGTGGTGCGAGAACAGCTTGCCATCTTGGCCGAGATCGCCGATGGTGAATACGTTGTCGCCTACGAACCGGTATGGGCCATCGGCACCGGCAAGGTGGCATCGCTTGAGCAGATCGCCGAGATCCATGCATTCATCAAAAATTGGTGCTTGCAAAACGTTGCCGGCTCCGCTAAGATTCGCGTCCTCTACGGCGGCAGTGTCAAAGCAGAGAATGCCGAAGCGATTCTGGCGACGGAAAACGTCGACGGAGCACTGGTCGGAGGAGCCTCTCTGGACGCCGATTCATTCAGAGTGATTTGCCAAGCCGCAGGAAAATTGATATAGTATGGAACTTCTCAAGACGCTTATTTGGATTGTTAATCTGCTGTCCGCAGCATCTATCATCGTCCTTGTTCTGATGCAGCACGGCAAGGGTGCGGATATGGGCGCGGCCTTTGGTAGCGGCTCGTCCGGCAGTCTGTTCGGGGCGTCTGGTTCTGCGAATTTCTTGAGTAGAACGACTGCGGTTGCTGCCGCGGTGTTCTTCTCGACCTCCATGGCGCTGGTCTTTCTTTCCGGGGGTGGGAAGAGTGATCTGGGCGTAATGGGCAATGGCAGTAAGATTGAGCAGGCGGCGCCGCAAATCCCGGCAGGCGCGCCTAATAAAAACGCTTCGGGAACGGCTTCCAAGATTCCGGAGTGACAATGTAAAGCTTTGCTGTGCCGACATGGTGAAATTGGTAGACACGCTATCTTGAGGGGGTAGTGGCGAAAGCTGTGTGAGTTCGAGTCTCACTGTCGGCACCACCATTCAAAAACAGGCCACCGGGACTCCGGTGGCCTGTTTTATTTGGAGCCAAGAGGGGGTGACCCCTCTTTTTTTGGGGGTGTACGGGAAATGCTGCAAAACTACTTTCCCATTCTGATGTTTGTCATCGTCGGACTTCTGGTCGGTGTGGGCCCTATTGTTCTGGGCAAACTGCTGGCGCCGAATCGTCCTGACGCTGAAAAACTTTCTCCATACGAATGCGGCTTCGAGGCCTTCGAAGATGCCCGCATGAAGTTTGACGTCCGCTACTACCTGATCGCCATTCTCTTCATCCTGTTCGACCTGGAAATCGCATTCCTGTTTCCGTGGGCGGTGGTGTTGAAGGATCTGGGCGTCTATGGTTTGGGCGTGATGGTCGAGTTTCTGGCCGTGCTGACGCTCGGCTTCGTCTACATGTGGAAGAAGGGAGCTCTGGAATGGGAGTAGAAGGGATTCTGGAGAAAGGCTTCGTCACCACGACAGCCGACAAGCTTATCAACTATACCCGCACCGGTTCGCTGTGGCCGATGACCTTCGGCCTGGCCTGTTGCGCGGTGGAAATGATGCACGCCGGCGCGGCGAGATATGACCTCGACCGCTTCGGCGTCGTGTTCCGTCCCAGCCCCCGCCAGTCCGACCTGATGATCGTCGCCGGCACGCTGTGCAACAAGATGGCGCCGGCCCTGCGCAAGGTTTACGACCAGATGGCCGAGCCGCGCTGGGTGATTTCGATGGGCTCCTGTGCCAATGGCGGCGGTTACTATCATTACTCCTACTCTGTAGTTCGTGGCTGCGACCGCATCGTGCCGGTCGATGTCTACGTGCCGGGCTGTCCGCCGACCGCCGAGGCGCTGCTGTACGGCATCATCCAGCTGCAGAACAAGATCAAACGTACCAACACCATCGCCCGCTAAGGTAGAAACTATGGCCTCCAAGAAAATGGAAGCGTTGGGTTCGGTCGTTGCCGCGGCGCTGGGCGACAAGCTCGTGAGCAGCACGCTGGCCCTGGATGAGCTGACCATCGTGTGCAAGGCGTCCGATCTGCTGTCCGTCGCGCAAACGCTGCGCGATCACGCCGATCTCGCCTTCGAGCAGTGCATCGACGTCTGCGGCATGGACTACAGCGCTTATCGCGACGAGCCGTGGGACGGTCCGCGTTTCGCCGCCGTGTACCACCTGCTGTCCGTCAAGCTGAACCATCGCCTCCGCCTGCGCGTTTTCGCCGAAGACGACGATTTCCCGGTGATCCCGTCGATCAATGGCGTGTGGAACGCCGCCAACTGGTTTGAGCGCGAAGCGTTCGACCTCTATGGCATCGTGTTCGAAGGCCACCCCGACCTGCGCCGCCTGTTGACCGACTATGGCTTCGTCGGCCATCCGTTCCGCAAGGACTTCCCGCTGTCCGGCCACGTGGAAATGCGTTACGACCCGACCCAGCAGCGCGTGATTTACCAGCCTGTGACCATCGAGCCGCGCGAAATCACTCCGCGCATCATTCGCGAGGAGAATTACGGTGGCTGAGATCCGCAACTACACCCTCAACTTCGGCCCGCAGCACCCGGCCGCGCACGGCGTGCTGCGCCTGGTGCTGGAGCTGGACGGCGAAGTCGTCCAGCGCGCTGACCCGCACATCGGCCTGCTGCACCGCGGCACCGAGAAGCTGGCCGAGAGCAAGACCTTCATCCAGTCGCTGCCGTACATGGACCGTCTCGACTACGTGTCGATGATGTGCAACGAGCACGCTTACTGCCTGGCCATCGAGAAGATGATGGGCATCGAGGTGCCGGAGCGCGCGCAATACATCCGCGTGATGTTCGCCGAAATCACCCGCATCCTGAACCATCTGCTGTGGATCGGCGCCCACGCGCTGGACATCGGCGCGATGACCATGTTCCTGTACGCGTTCCGCGAGCGCGAAGACCTGATGGACTGCTACGAGGCGGTGTCCGGCGCGCGGATGCACGCGGCCTACTTCCGTCCGGGCGGCGTCTACCGCGACCTGCCGGACAGCATGCCGCAGTACACCGTGTCCAAGATCAAGAACGCCAAGGAGCTGGCGCGCCTGAACGAGGGCCGCAAGGGCTCGATGCTGGACTTCATCGAAGACTTCACCAAGCGCTTCCCGACCTATGTCGACGAGTACGAGACCCTGCTGACCGACAACCGCATCTGGAAGCAGCGGACCGTGGGCATCGGCGTGGTGACGGCCGAGCGCGCGCTGAACCTGGGCATGACCGGCCCGATGCTGCGCGGTTCCGGCATCGCCTGGGACTTGCGCAAGACCCAGCCGTACGACGTGTACGACAAGATGGATTTCGACGTGCCGGTGGGCGTGGGCGGCGACTGCTACGATCGCTACCTGGTGCGCGTGGAAGAGATGCGTCAGTCCAACCGCATCATCCAGCAGTGCGTGGCCTGGCTGCGCGCGAACCCGGGTCCGGTGATCACCGACAACCATAAAGTGGCCCCGCCTTCGCGCGAAGGCATGAAGTCCAATATGGAAGACCTGATCCACCACTTCAAGCTGTTCACCGAAGGCATGCACGTGCCGGAAGGCGAGGCTTACGCCGCGGTGGAGCACCCGAAGGGCGAGTTCGGCATCTATCTGGTGTCCGACGGCGCCAACAAACCGTACCGCCTGAAAATCCGCGCGCCGGGCTATGCCCATTTGGCGGCGCTGGACGAGATGGCCACCGGCCACATGATCGCCGACGTCGTCGCGATCATCGGTACGCAGGATATCGTGTTTGGGGAGATTGACCGCTGATGCTGTCCGCACAATCGCTAGCCTTGATCGACCGCGAGGTCGCCAAATATCCGGCCGACCAGAAGCGCTCCGCCGTCATGGGCGCGCTGCGCATCGCGCTGGACGAGCGGCGCGCGACCGGTGAAACCCCGGAAACGCGCTGCCTGAATCCGGAACTGATCGAGTTCGTCGCCGACTACCTGGGCATCGCCCCGTTAGCCGCTTACGAAGTCGCCACGTTCTACAACATGTACGACATGAAGCCGGTGGGCAAATTCAAGATCACCGTCTGCACCAACCTGCCCTGTGCGCTGTCCGGCGGCGTCAACGCCGCGGAGTACATCTCGAAGAAGCTGGGCATCGCCATCGGCGAAACCAGCGCCGACGGCATGTACACCCTGCTGGAAGGCGAATGCATGGGCGCCTGCGGCGACGCGCCGGTCTTGCTGGTGAACAACCACAAGATGTGCAGCTTCATGACGCCCGAAGCAATCGATAAAAAACTGGCGGAGTTGAAATAATGGCTGTCTTCGCTAATGGCGTGATTTTCGACGGCGTCGACACTGCCCAGCCTGATTGCTGGCGTCTGGACGCCTATGTGGCCCGCGGCGGCTACCAGGCGCTGCGCCGCATTCTCGACTCCAAGATGACGCAGGAAGACGTGATCGCGGAAGTGAAGAACTCCGGCCTGCGCGGCCGCGGCGGCGCGGGCTTCCCGACCGGCCTGAAGTGGAGCTTCATGCCGCGCTCGTTCCCGGGCGACAAGTACGTCGTCTGCAACACCGACGAGGGCGAGCCGGGCACCTTCAAGGACCGCGACATCATCCGCTACAACCCGCACTCGTTGATCGAGGGCATGATCATCGCCGGTTACGCGATGGGCACCAAGGCGGGTTACAACTACATCCACGGCGAAATCTTCGAAGACTACGTGTTGTTCGAGGAAGCGCTGGAAGAGGCGCGCAAGGCGGGTTTCCTGGGTCAGAACATCCTGGGCTCCGGCTTCAACTTCGACCTGTTCGCCCACCACGGCTACGGCGCCTACATCTGCGGCGAAGAAACCGCGCTGCTGGAATCGCTGGAAGGCAAGAAGGGCCAGCCGCGCTTCAAGCCGCCGTTCCCGGCCAGCTTCGGCCTGTATGGCAAGCCGACCACCATCAACAACACCGAATCGTTCGCCTCGGTGCCATTCATCATCCGCGACGGCGCGCAAACCTTCCTCGAGAAGGGCAAGCCGAACAACGGCGGCACCAAGCTGTTCTCGGTTTCCGGCCACGTCAACCGTCCGGGCAACTACGAGATCGCGCTGGGCACTCCGTTCTCCGAGCTGCTGGAAATGGCCGGCGGCATGCGCGACGGCAAGAAGCTGAAGGCGGTGATCCCGGGCGGCTCGTCCGCGCCGGTGCTGCCGGCCGACATCATGATGCAGTGCACGATGGACTACGACAGCATCGCCAAAGCCGGCTCCATGCTGGGTTCGGGCGCCGTGATCGTGATGAATGAGGACGTGTGCATGGTCAAGGCGCTGGAGCGTCTGGCCTACTTCTACCACGAAGAATCCTGCGGCCAGTGCACGCCGTGCCGCGAAGGCACCGGCTGGCTGTACAAGGTGATCCATCGCATCGTCAATGGCCAAGGCCGCAAGGGCGATCTGGAGCTTCTGGATTCCGTGGGCAACAACATGGCCGGCCGCACCATCTGCGCGCTGGCCGACGCCGCGGTGTTCCCGGTTCGCAGTTTCACCAAGCATTTCCGCAATGAGTTCGAGTACGCGATCGAACACGGAAAGACCTTGGTGGATCACAAATGGTGTTGAGCGATGCTTGAAATCGAAATCGACGGTAAAAAACTGACGGTGCCGCAAGGCAGCACCGTCATCGAGGCTGCCCACTCGGTGGGCACCTACATTCCGCACTTCTGCTACCACAAGAAGCTGTCCATCGCGGCCAACTGCCGGATGTGCCTGGTGGAAGTGGAAAAAGCGCCCAAGCCGCTGCCGGCCTGTGCCACTCCGGTCACCGACGGCATGAAGGTCCATACCGCGTCGCCGCTGGCCAAGAAGGCCCAACAGGGCGTGATGGAATTCCTGCTGATCAACCACCCGCTGGATTGCCCGATCTGCGACCAGGGCGGCGAATGCCAGCTGCAGGATCTGGCGGTGGGCTACGGCAACTCCACCTCGCGCTACGAGGAAGAGAAGCGCGTGGTGGTGGGCAAGGACATGGGTCCGCTGGTTTCCGCCGAGGAAATGTCGCGCTGCATCCACTGCACGCGCTGCGTCCGCTTCACGGAAGAAGTGGGCGGCTTCCAGGAAATCGGCATGGCCAACCGCAGCGAGTTCTCCGAAATCCTGCCGTTCCTGGGCAAGACCGTGGACTCGGAAATCTCCGGCAACGTCATCGACCTGTGCCCGGTGGGCGCGCTGACGTCCAAGCCGTTCCGCTACAGCACCCGCGCCTGGGAACTGTCGCGCCGCAAGTCGGTGAGCCCGCACGACGGCCTCGGCTCCAACCTGGTGGTCCAGGTGAAGAGCAATGAAGTGATGCGCGTGCTGCCGCTGGAAAACGAAGCCATCAACGAGTGCTGGATCGCCGACCGCGACCGCTTCTCCTATGAGGGCCTGAACAGCGCCGAGCGTCTCTCCAAGCCGATGATCAAGTTCGACGGCAAGTGGCACGAGACCGACTGGGAAACCGCGCTGAACTACGTGGCCAAGGGCCTGAACGGCGTGTCCGCCGATCACGGCAAGGACGCCATCGGCTTCCTGCTGAGCCCGCACTCCACCACGGAAGAACTGCACCTGGCGCAGAAGCTGGCGCGCGCCTTCGGCGTCAACGCCGTCGACTACCGCCTGCGCCGCAGCGATTTCGCCGCCGACGCTTTCAAGCAGGGCGCCGAGTGGCTGGGCTCCACCATCGCCGAACTGGCTGACGCCAAGTCGGTGCTGGTGGTCGGCTCCACGCTGCGCAAGGAACAGCCGCTGCTGGCCTCGCGTCTGCGCCAATCGGTGAAGAAG
This genomic window from Chromobacterium phragmitis contains:
- the nuoE gene encoding NADH-quinone oxidoreductase subunit NuoE; protein product: MLSAQSLALIDREVAKYPADQKRSAVMGALRIALDERRATGETPETRCLNPELIEFVADYLGIAPLAAYEVATFYNMYDMKPVGKFKITVCTNLPCALSGGVNAAEYISKKLGIAIGETSADGMYTLLEGECMGACGDAPVLLVNNHKMCSFMTPEAIDKKLAELK
- a CDS encoding NuoB/complex I 20 kDa subunit family protein — encoded protein: MGVEGILEKGFVTTTADKLINYTRTGSLWPMTFGLACCAVEMMHAGAARYDLDRFGVVFRPSPRQSDLMIVAGTLCNKMAPALRKVYDQMAEPRWVISMGSCANGGGYYHYSYSVVRGCDRIVPVDVYVPGCPPTAEALLYGIIQLQNKIKRTNTIAR
- the nuoG gene encoding NADH-quinone oxidoreductase subunit NuoG; translated protein: MLEIEIDGKKLTVPQGSTVIEAAHSVGTYIPHFCYHKKLSIAANCRMCLVEVEKAPKPLPACATPVTDGMKVHTASPLAKKAQQGVMEFLLINHPLDCPICDQGGECQLQDLAVGYGNSTSRYEEEKRVVVGKDMGPLVSAEEMSRCIHCTRCVRFTEEVGGFQEIGMANRSEFSEILPFLGKTVDSEISGNVIDLCPVGALTSKPFRYSTRAWELSRRKSVSPHDGLGSNLVVQVKSNEVMRVLPLENEAINECWIADRDRFSYEGLNSAERLSKPMIKFDGKWHETDWETALNYVAKGLNGVSADHGKDAIGFLLSPHSTTEELHLAQKLARAFGVNAVDYRLRRSDFAADAFKQGAEWLGSTIAELADAKSVLVVGSTLRKEQPLLASRLRQSVKKGSELNIIHVADDNLLTQIKGKLIVSPLALVNALSQVLKAVAEIKSGSTEIDLAAVEVSAQARVIAESLSGAETASIALGNVAQHHPAYSQLLSLAQEISRLSGARFGILAEAANSVGAELVGAWAQNGDNAAAMIAKPKKAYFLLNAEVEFDSYDGQAAVAAMKQAATVIALTAYQGQGLLDYADVLLPIAPFSETAGSFVNMEGKLQTFNGVVKPLGETRPAWKVLRVLGNMLNLAGFEQNSAEDVRAEFGDLAAKLNNALSKTTASPAVGSGIVRIGEVPMYQADAVCRRAPSLQATNEAKGADTAYAHSSLLAKLGVDAGSTALLKQGEGEARVRIEADDSLPADAVRVAAAHASTLALGGMFDAIEIKQG
- the tpiA gene encoding triose-phosphate isomerase is translated as MSGKLVIGNWKMNTRGDSARQLAAALLADAQTNREGVGIAAPAVYLAALAEQLKGSKIALSSQDVSRFAADGAFTGETSAAMLADVGCRYALVGHSERRQYFREDNAALLAKMRNAIAAGVVPVLCVGETLAQREAGDYLNVVREQLAILAEIADGEYVVAYEPVWAIGTGKVASLEQIAEIHAFIKNWCLQNVAGSAKIRVLYGGSVKAENAEAILATENVDGALVGGASLDADSFRVICQAAGKLI
- a CDS encoding NADH-quinone oxidoreductase subunit A — protein: MLQNYFPILMFVIVGLLVGVGPIVLGKLLAPNRPDAEKLSPYECGFEAFEDARMKFDVRYYLIAILFILFDLEIAFLFPWAVVLKDLGVYGLGVMVEFLAVLTLGFVYMWKKGALEWE
- the nuoF gene encoding NADH-quinone oxidoreductase subunit NuoF; translation: MAVFANGVIFDGVDTAQPDCWRLDAYVARGGYQALRRILDSKMTQEDVIAEVKNSGLRGRGGAGFPTGLKWSFMPRSFPGDKYVVCNTDEGEPGTFKDRDIIRYNPHSLIEGMIIAGYAMGTKAGYNYIHGEIFEDYVLFEEALEEARKAGFLGQNILGSGFNFDLFAHHGYGAYICGEETALLESLEGKKGQPRFKPPFPASFGLYGKPTTINNTESFASVPFIIRDGAQTFLEKGKPNNGGTKLFSVSGHVNRPGNYEIALGTPFSELLEMAGGMRDGKKLKAVIPGGSSAPVLPADIMMQCTMDYDSIAKAGSMLGSGAVIVMNEDVCMVKALERLAYFYHEESCGQCTPCREGTGWLYKVIHRIVNGQGRKGDLELLDSVGNNMAGRTICALADAAVFPVRSFTKHFRNEFEYAIEHGKTLVDHKWC
- a CDS encoding NADH-quinone oxidoreductase subunit C, translated to MASKKMEALGSVVAAALGDKLVSSTLALDELTIVCKASDLLSVAQTLRDHADLAFEQCIDVCGMDYSAYRDEPWDGPRFAAVYHLLSVKLNHRLRLRVFAEDDDFPVIPSINGVWNAANWFEREAFDLYGIVFEGHPDLRRLLTDYGFVGHPFRKDFPLSGHVEMRYDPTQQRVIYQPVTIEPREITPRIIREENYGG
- a CDS encoding NADH-quinone oxidoreductase subunit D, with the translated sequence MAEIRNYTLNFGPQHPAAHGVLRLVLELDGEVVQRADPHIGLLHRGTEKLAESKTFIQSLPYMDRLDYVSMMCNEHAYCLAIEKMMGIEVPERAQYIRVMFAEITRILNHLLWIGAHALDIGAMTMFLYAFREREDLMDCYEAVSGARMHAAYFRPGGVYRDLPDSMPQYTVSKIKNAKELARLNEGRKGSMLDFIEDFTKRFPTYVDEYETLLTDNRIWKQRTVGIGVVTAERALNLGMTGPMLRGSGIAWDLRKTQPYDVYDKMDFDVPVGVGGDCYDRYLVRVEEMRQSNRIIQQCVAWLRANPGPVITDNHKVAPPSREGMKSNMEDLIHHFKLFTEGMHVPEGEAYAAVEHPKGEFGIYLVSDGANKPYRLKIRAPGYAHLAALDEMATGHMIADVVAIIGTQDIVFGEIDR
- the secG gene encoding preprotein translocase subunit SecG; the protein is MELLKTLIWIVNLLSAASIIVLVLMQHGKGADMGAAFGSGSSGSLFGASGSANFLSRTTAVAAAVFFSTSMALVFLSGGGKSDLGVMGNGSKIEQAAPQIPAGAPNKNASGTASKIPE
- the pstS gene encoding phosphate ABC transporter substrate-binding protein PstS — translated: MKQSVRLAAVLGSALIAGSAYAADITGAGATFPYPLYAKWAATYKGSTGNNMNYQSIGSGGGIKQIQSKTVDFGASDMPLKPEELEKTGLTQFPTVMGGVVPVYNIPGIAAGQIKFTGPLLADIYMGKISKWNDAAIAKLNPGVKLPDQRISVVRRSDGSGTTFIFTNYLSKVSPEWAKEVGSNTAVSWKGSSVGGKGNEGVANYVSRIKGSIGYVEYAYAKQNKLAYGLLQNQAGAFVSPDESSFKAAAANADWKKAPGFYLLLTNQPGKTSWPIAGATFILMHKKQDKPAQGAEVLKYFDWAYKNGDKTALDLDYIPMPDNVKGVIRASWKQITDGSGKAVWN